A genomic segment from Stappia indica encodes:
- a CDS encoding undecaprenyl-diphosphate phosphatase gives MQSETLVGALILGLVEGLTEFIPVSSTGHILLLGHFIGFESTGKTFEVLIQLGAILAILSVYFHRLWGIAMALPHEAQARRFVAGILLAFLPAAVIGVFAHGFIKTVLFESPALICTTLVAGGIALLAVDRMKRVPRYDDAMSYPLWLCLAIGFFQTLAMVPGVSRSGSTIAGALLLGTDKRSAAEFSFFLAMPTMAGAFAYDLYKNRNILSVDDVTIIAVGFVAAFVTAVFVVRGLLDFVTRHGFAPFAWWRIGVGLAGFAGLYLFG, from the coding sequence ATGCAATCGGAGACGCTCGTCGGAGCGCTGATCCTCGGCCTCGTCGAGGGCCTGACCGAGTTCATTCCCGTTTCCTCGACGGGGCATATCCTGCTGCTCGGACATTTCATCGGATTCGAGAGCACCGGCAAGACCTTCGAGGTGCTGATCCAGCTCGGCGCCATCCTCGCCATCCTGTCCGTCTATTTCCACCGCCTGTGGGGCATCGCGATGGCGCTGCCGCACGAGGCGCAAGCGCGGCGCTTCGTCGCCGGCATCCTGCTCGCCTTCCTGCCGGCCGCGGTGATCGGCGTATTCGCCCACGGCTTCATCAAGACGGTGCTGTTCGAATCGCCGGCGCTGATCTGCACCACGCTGGTAGCCGGCGGCATCGCGCTGCTGGCCGTCGACCGGATGAAGCGGGTGCCGCGCTACGACGACGCGATGAGCTATCCGCTGTGGCTGTGCCTGGCCATCGGCTTCTTCCAGACGCTGGCGATGGTGCCGGGCGTCTCGCGCTCCGGCTCGACCATTGCCGGCGCCCTGCTGCTGGGCACCGACAAGCGCTCGGCGGCCGAGTTCTCGTTCTTCCTGGCGATGCCGACCATGGCCGGCGCCTTCGCCTACGACCTCTACAAGAACCGCAACATCCTGTCGGTCGACGACGTGACCATCATCGCGGTCGGCTTCGTCGCCGCCTTCGTCACCGCCGTCTTCGTGGTACGCGGCCTGCTCGACTTCGTCACCCGGCACGGTTTCGCGCCCTTCGCCTGGTGGCGCATCGGCGTCGGCCTTGCCGGTTTCGCCGGCCTATATCTCTTCGGCTGA
- a CDS encoding helix-turn-helix transcriptional regulator: MNAIERALGILLLLTGGQRSAVELAERFGVSVRTIYRDVDRLLALGIPVEAERGAEGGYRLARDYLQPPVALTRGETAALLVALALVRGLRATPLLSELDAAEAKLLASLPRAARELFAQGERIVGIECPPADIFHPEPDGTGEGDTQLAVDRFMQGLLASRRVRLTHENPYRGRSADYDMEPHGILFDRDRWYLFGHDVDLGSERLIRADRVQEIEVSGLAFRPRAALSVQSQIGRAWLSRAMRRWEGEGRVSRLLVTREQAARLQRDWYYRHAIFGAQHEETAQGAGHCLLEVRIPSTEAEVILPLVRWLGPGARLLSPDELRRQLAHELAAMAAEASAEEI; the protein is encoded by the coding sequence ATGAACGCCATCGAACGGGCGCTCGGCATCCTGCTGCTGCTGACCGGCGGCCAGCGCAGCGCGGTCGAGCTGGCGGAGCGATTCGGCGTCTCCGTGCGCACCATCTACCGCGATGTCGACCGGCTGCTGGCGCTCGGCATTCCGGTGGAGGCCGAGCGCGGGGCGGAGGGCGGCTACCGGCTGGCGCGCGACTACCTGCAGCCGCCGGTGGCGCTGACCCGCGGCGAGACGGCGGCCCTGCTGGTGGCGCTGGCCCTGGTGCGGGGCCTGCGCGCGACGCCGCTCCTGTCGGAGCTGGATGCGGCCGAGGCGAAGCTGCTGGCCTCCCTGCCGCGCGCGGCGCGCGAGCTCTTCGCGCAGGGCGAGCGCATCGTCGGCATCGAGTGCCCGCCGGCCGACATCTTCCACCCGGAGCCCGACGGCACCGGCGAGGGCGATACGCAGCTTGCCGTCGACCGCTTCATGCAGGGGTTGCTGGCCTCAAGGCGCGTGCGCCTGACCCACGAGAACCCCTATCGCGGCCGCAGCGCCGACTACGACATGGAGCCGCACGGCATCCTGTTCGACCGCGACCGCTGGTATCTGTTCGGCCACGACGTCGACCTGGGCTCGGAGCGGCTGATCCGCGCCGACCGGGTGCAGGAGATCGAGGTGTCCGGCCTCGCCTTCCGCCCGCGCGCCGCGCTCTCCGTGCAGAGCCAGATCGGCCGCGCCTGGCTGTCGCGGGCCATGCGCCGCTGGGAGGGGGAGGGCCGGGTCAGCCGGCTTCTCGTCACGCGCGAGCAGGCGGCGCGCCTGCAGCGCGACTGGTACTACCGCCACGCGATCTTCGGGGCGCAGCACGAGGAGACCGCGCAAGGGGCGGGGCACTGCCTGCTGGAGGTGCGCATCCCCAGCACGGAGGCCGAGGTGATCCTGCCGCTGGTGCGCTGGCTCGGGCCGGGGGCGCGATTGCTCTCCCCGGACGAGCTGCGCCGCCAACTCGCGCACGAGCTGGCGGCGATGGCGGCCGAGGCCTCAGCCGAAGAGATATAG
- a CDS encoding RNA pyrophosphohydrolase: MLSPAALPDYRPCVGVMLLNADGLVWTGKRAPEGGVDPDYCWQMPQGGIDAGEDPLPAARRELYEETAIRSITLIAEAPSWFSYDYPADIVPLRHKARYKGQTQKWFAFRFEGDESEIDILTPPDGHKPEFSEWRWQRAEELPGLVIPFKRAVYEGVVQAFSAFTR; the protein is encoded by the coding sequence GTGCTCAGCCCCGCCGCCCTGCCCGACTATCGCCCCTGCGTGGGCGTGATGCTGCTCAATGCCGACGGCCTGGTGTGGACCGGCAAGCGCGCGCCGGAGGGCGGGGTCGATCCCGACTATTGCTGGCAGATGCCGCAGGGCGGCATCGATGCCGGCGAGGACCCGCTGCCGGCTGCCCGCCGCGAGCTCTACGAGGAGACGGCGATCCGCTCGATCACGCTGATCGCCGAGGCGCCGTCCTGGTTCTCCTACGACTATCCGGCCGACATCGTGCCGCTGCGCCACAAGGCGCGCTACAAGGGCCAGACGCAGAAGTGGTTCGCCTTCCGCTTCGAGGGCGACGAGAGCGAGATCGACATCCTGACGCCGCCCGACGGTCACAAGCCGGAATTCAGCGAGTGGCGCTGGCAGCGGGCGGAGGAACTGCCCGGCCTCGTCATCCCGTTCAAGCGCGCCGTCTACGAAGGCGTGGTGCAGGCCTTTTCCGCCTTCACCCGCTAA
- a CDS encoding murein hydrolase activator EnvC family protein — MRTGHLLLILPLAVALATGVLPQGPGQGLASEEQIETAQEPSAAAGPSTGPASEPESLADRKARREEELSTLTRDLSLSADRQAALAREIRAIERDREALNADLLRTAQRVTRLEEQLASTESRLRRLGENEDAVRASLVKRQDVLAEVLSALQRIGRHPPPPLAVRPRDALGAVRSALLLNAVMPELHVEAQALASDLASLRQLKVSSAAERDRLVADGQRLAEERTRVELLVASKKRDRERSEAELAQERDRSRQLAEDAGTLKELIATLERDIASARNAAEAARKADEARRNAPPPSDPFSDPGRLAPAIAFAQAKGRIGAPVAGTVLRDFGAQDGFGGTTQGRSIATRTNAQVVAPVDGWVVYAGPFRSYGQVLILNAGDGYHILLAGMDRTNVEQGQFVLAGEPVATMGETRVASAATLDLAAPQPVLYVEFRKDGVSIDPTPWWVRPEEEKARG; from the coding sequence ATGCGGACAGGTCATCTGCTGCTGATCCTTCCTCTCGCCGTCGCGCTTGCGACAGGCGTGTTGCCGCAAGGGCCCGGACAGGGCCTGGCAAGCGAGGAACAGATCGAGACGGCGCAGGAGCCGTCCGCCGCTGCCGGCCCGTCGACCGGCCCGGCCTCCGAACCGGAGAGCCTGGCCGACCGCAAGGCCCGCCGCGAAGAAGAACTGTCGACGCTGACCCGCGACCTGTCGCTGTCGGCCGACCGGCAGGCAGCGCTGGCGCGGGAAATCCGTGCCATCGAGCGCGACCGGGAAGCGCTCAATGCCGATCTTTTGCGCACGGCGCAAAGGGTCACCCGGCTCGAGGAACAACTGGCGTCGACGGAATCCCGTCTGCGGCGCCTGGGAGAGAACGAGGACGCAGTGCGCGCATCCCTGGTCAAACGACAGGACGTGCTGGCCGAGGTGCTCTCGGCCCTGCAGCGCATCGGCCGGCATCCGCCGCCGCCGCTTGCGGTGCGCCCGCGCGATGCGCTCGGCGCCGTGCGCAGCGCCCTGCTGCTCAACGCGGTGATGCCGGAGCTGCATGTGGAAGCGCAGGCGCTGGCGAGCGACCTCGCCTCGCTGCGCCAGCTCAAGGTGTCGAGCGCGGCCGAACGCGACCGGCTGGTCGCCGACGGCCAGCGCCTTGCCGAGGAGCGCACCCGCGTGGAACTGCTGGTCGCCTCGAAGAAGCGCGACCGCGAGAGAAGCGAGGCGGAACTGGCGCAGGAGCGCGACCGCTCCCGCCAGCTCGCCGAGGACGCGGGCACTCTCAAGGAATTGATCGCGACGCTGGAGCGGGACATCGCCAGCGCGCGGAATGCGGCGGAAGCCGCTCGCAAGGCCGACGAGGCCAGGCGCAACGCACCGCCCCCGTCCGATCCGTTCAGCGATCCGGGACGGCTGGCCCCGGCCATCGCCTTTGCCCAGGCGAAGGGGCGCATCGGCGCGCCCGTGGCCGGAACGGTGCTGAGGGATTTCGGGGCGCAGGACGGTTTCGGCGGCACCACGCAGGGCCGCTCCATCGCCACCCGCACCAATGCCCAGGTGGTGGCCCCGGTTGACGGATGGGTGGTCTATGCCGGACCCTTCCGTTCCTACGGCCAGGTCTTGATCCTGAACGCCGGCGATGGATATCATATCCTGCTTGCCGGCATGGACCGGACGAATGTCGAGCAGGGGCAGTTCGTGCTGGCAGGGGAGCCCGTCGCGACGATGGGAGAGACGCGCGTCGCAAGCGCGGCGACTCTCGATCTCGCGGCACCGCAACCCGTGCTCTATGTTGAATTTAGGAAAGACGGCGTTTCGATCGATCCCACACCTTGGTGGGTTCGACCCGAAGAAGAAAAGGCTCGCGGATGA
- a CDS encoding complex I NDUFA9 subunit family protein, producing MSAASGSKALNGKLVTVFGGSGFIGRHVVRALARRGYRVRVAVRRPDLAEHVQPLGAVGQIMPVQANLRHRWSVDRAVVGADAVVNLVGILYEAGAQTFDAVQTFGPRAVAEAARAAGIDRVVHLSAIGADAASPAAYARSKAAGEQAVLETTPQAVILRPSIVFGPEDDFFNRFASMARMSPVLPLVGGGVTKFQPVFVGDVAEMVARAVDGELTPGGIYELGGPEVLSFRECLETMLKVIRRNRVLVPLPFGLARIQARFLQMLPKPLLTVDQVEMLKVDNVVSVEAEAEGRTLKALGIEPRTLATILPTYLERYREHGQYDANRMTAGPEV from the coding sequence ATGTCCGCGGCATCCGGTTCGAAGGCCCTGAACGGCAAGCTCGTCACCGTGTTCGGCGGGTCCGGCTTCATCGGGCGCCATGTGGTCCGGGCGCTGGCCCGGCGCGGCTATCGTGTCCGCGTCGCGGTGCGTCGCCCCGATCTGGCCGAGCATGTGCAGCCGCTCGGCGCCGTCGGCCAGATCATGCCGGTGCAGGCGAACCTGCGCCATCGCTGGTCGGTCGACCGGGCGGTGGTCGGCGCCGATGCGGTGGTCAATCTCGTCGGCATTCTCTACGAGGCCGGCGCCCAGACCTTCGACGCGGTGCAGACCTTCGGCCCGCGTGCGGTCGCCGAGGCGGCGCGCGCCGCCGGTATTGACCGTGTGGTGCATCTGTCGGCCATCGGCGCCGATGCCGCATCGCCCGCCGCCTATGCCCGGTCCAAGGCGGCCGGCGAGCAGGCGGTGCTGGAAACGACGCCTCAGGCGGTCATCCTGCGCCCCTCCATCGTCTTCGGTCCCGAGGACGACTTCTTCAACCGCTTCGCCTCGATGGCGCGCATGTCGCCGGTGCTGCCGCTGGTCGGCGGCGGCGTGACGAAGTTCCAGCCGGTCTTCGTCGGCGACGTCGCCGAGATGGTGGCGCGCGCCGTCGACGGCGAGCTGACGCCCGGCGGCATCTACGAGCTTGGCGGGCCGGAGGTTCTCTCCTTCCGCGAGTGCCTGGAGACGATGCTCAAGGTGATTCGCCGCAACCGCGTGCTGGTGCCGCTGCCCTTCGGCCTTGCCCGCATCCAGGCGCGGTTCCTGCAGATGCTGCCCAAGCCCCTGCTGACGGTCGACCAGGTCGAGATGCTGAAGGTCGACAACGTGGTCTCGGTCGAGGCCGAAGCGGAAGGGCGCACGCTCAAGGCGCTGGGCATCGAGCCGCGCACGCTGGCGACGATCCTGCCGACCTATCTGGAGCGCTATCGCGAGCACGGCCAGTACGATGCCAACCGCATGACGGCCGGCCCGGAAGTCTGA
- a CDS encoding S41 family peptidase translates to MIRKASLLLVGALIGGATITALSQMPVRVSGVANAAASDTYRQLNLFGDVFERVRSDYVEVPDDAALIESAINGMLSSLDPHSSYLSPKHFRDMQVQTRGEFGGLGIEVTMEDGLVKVVTPIDDTPAFKAGVMAGDLITHLDGEQIQGLTLSEAVDKMRGPINTGIELTLRRENVAEPVKLTITRDIIRIKSVRFREEGDVGYLRVTQFNEQTYDGLKDGMDEVAKQIGSDKLKGFVLDLRNNPGGLLDQAIAVSDAFLQRGEIVSTRGRNADETQRYNARSGDLANGKPVIVLINGGSASASEIVAGALQDHRRATVLGTRSFGKGSVQTIVPLGANGAIRLTTARYYTPSGVSIQAKGITPDIEVLQELPEELRASGAETKGEAGLRGHLQGDGEEQSGSQAYVPPDPKDDAQLKLALDLLNGVQVNSAFPPVGDQKAAIPN, encoded by the coding sequence ATGATTCGGAAAGCTTCCCTGTTGCTGGTCGGTGCGCTCATCGGTGGCGCGACAATCACCGCCCTCTCGCAGATGCCCGTGCGTGTCAGCGGCGTGGCGAATGCCGCCGCCTCCGACACCTACCGGCAGCTCAACCTCTTCGGCGACGTGTTCGAGCGGGTCCGCTCCGACTATGTCGAGGTTCCCGACGATGCGGCACTGATCGAGTCGGCCATCAACGGCATGCTGAGCTCGCTCGACCCGCATTCGAGCTACCTGTCGCCCAAGCACTTCCGCGACATGCAGGTGCAGACGCGCGGCGAGTTCGGCGGCCTCGGCATCGAGGTCACCATGGAGGACGGCCTGGTCAAGGTCGTCACCCCGATCGACGACACGCCCGCCTTCAAGGCCGGCGTGATGGCCGGCGACCTGATCACCCATCTCGACGGCGAGCAGATCCAGGGCCTGACCCTGTCGGAAGCCGTCGACAAGATGCGCGGACCGATCAACACGGGCATCGAGCTGACCTTGCGCCGCGAGAACGTGGCCGAGCCGGTCAAGCTGACGATCACCCGCGACATCATCCGCATCAAGTCGGTGCGCTTCCGCGAGGAAGGCGATGTCGGCTACCTGCGCGTGACCCAGTTCAACGAGCAGACCTATGACGGCCTGAAGGACGGCATGGACGAGGTCGCCAAGCAGATCGGCTCCGACAAGCTGAAGGGCTTCGTGCTCGACCTGCGCAACAATCCCGGCGGCCTGCTCGACCAGGCGATTGCCGTCTCCGACGCCTTCCTGCAGCGCGGCGAGATCGTCTCGACCCGTGGCCGCAACGCCGACGAGACCCAGCGCTACAACGCCCGTTCCGGCGACCTGGCCAACGGCAAGCCGGTGATCGTGCTGATCAACGGCGGCTCGGCCTCGGCCTCGGAGATCGTCGCCGGCGCCCTGCAGGACCACCGCCGCGCCACCGTGCTCGGCACCCGGTCCTTCGGCAAGGGCTCGGTGCAGACCATCGTCCCGCTCGGCGCCAACGGTGCGATCCGGCTGACGACGGCGCGCTACTACACCCCGTCGGGCGTCTCGATCCAGGCCAAGGGCATCACCCCGGACATCGAGGTGCTGCAGGAACTGCCCGAGGAACTGCGCGCCAGCGGCGCGGAGACCAAGGGCGAGGCGGGCCTGCGCGGCCACCTGCAGGGCGATGGCGAGGAGCAGTCCGGCAGCCAGGCCTATGTGCCGCCGGATCCCAAGGACGATGCCCAGCTGAAGCTGGCGCTCGACCTGCTCAACGGCGTCCAGGTGAACAGCGCCTTCCCGCCGGTCGGCGACCAGAAGGCCGCCATTCCGAACTGA
- a CDS encoding DUF1127 domain-containing protein has protein sequence MTDMRVNRMGAIRTASLETRPTGTATPKSGRAAADPYDFPTPPRFLPALLLARAARALAARWRRWRSARRTQAALERLDEAGLRDIGLSRGYFGYEPDDGLSRRERQRIRRLGSDFGLWRHGLD, from the coding sequence ATGACCGACATGCGCGTGAACAGAATGGGGGCCATCAGAACCGCTTCGCTCGAGACCCGCCCTACCGGGACGGCAACGCCGAAGAGCGGCCGCGCGGCGGCAGACCCCTACGACTTTCCCACGCCCCCGCGCTTCCTGCCGGCACTGCTGCTCGCACGGGCGGCGCGGGCCCTCGCTGCCCGCTGGCGGCGCTGGCGCTCGGCGCGGCGCACCCAGGCGGCGCTGGAGCGGCTGGACGAGGCGGGGTTGCGCGACATCGGCCTGTCGCGCGGCTATTTCGGCTACGAGCCGGACGACGGGCTCAGCCGCCGCGAGCGGCAGCGGATCCGCCGGCTCGGTTCGGATTTCGGCCTGTGGCGGCACGGGCTCGATTGA
- a CDS encoding divergent polysaccharide deacetylase family protein: MAGNDLSTPLGLSNKKKYLNLPLGLIGAGMITLLALTALVWIGVVDDPLGGEPTASIPLERSLDGLTARDFGVVEIRPTLPEQGEPGSQADGGRDETLGPRFEPKPAGEQDLAAQPEDDMPSLASGQGLSERPDARVSESGPHGRLPTVSDNGLRPLDIYARPVSQSFASVPKIAIIVGGLGLSQTSTQAAIDRLPPDITLAFAPYGSSIDRWMQQARRAGHELLLQLPMEPFDYPDNDPGPHTLLVSNTPVELRDRLSWLLSRITNYVGVMNYMGARFTASESSLQQLLGEVTQRGLMYVDDGSSSRSIATATASGLRTPFSHADLVIDDVPRPKDITARLLQLEGTARARGIAVGVASALPVTIEELARWSRDLEERGLQLIPISASIDRAGQ; encoded by the coding sequence ATGGCGGGAAATGACCTCTCGACTCCCCTCGGGCTGAGCAACAAGAAGAAATATCTCAACCTGCCGCTCGGGCTGATCGGCGCAGGCATGATCACCCTGCTGGCGCTGACCGCGCTGGTGTGGATCGGCGTGGTCGACGATCCGCTGGGCGGCGAGCCCACCGCCTCGATCCCCCTGGAGCGCTCCCTCGACGGCCTGACCGCCCGCGATTTCGGCGTGGTGGAAATCCGCCCGACCCTGCCGGAGCAGGGCGAGCCGGGATCGCAGGCCGATGGCGGCCGCGACGAGACGCTGGGTCCGCGTTTCGAGCCCAAGCCGGCCGGCGAGCAGGACCTTGCCGCGCAGCCCGAAGACGACATGCCGTCGCTGGCAAGCGGCCAGGGACTGTCCGAGCGCCCCGATGCAAGGGTGAGCGAAAGCGGGCCGCACGGCCGGCTGCCGACAGTCTCCGACAACGGGTTGCGGCCGCTCGACATCTATGCCCGTCCTGTCAGTCAGTCGTTCGCCTCCGTCCCCAAGATCGCGATCATCGTCGGCGGCCTCGGCCTGTCGCAGACCAGCACCCAGGCGGCAATCGACCGGCTGCCCCCCGACATCACCCTCGCCTTCGCGCCCTACGGCTCCAGCATCGACCGCTGGATGCAGCAGGCCCGCCGCGCCGGCCACGAGCTGCTGCTGCAGCTGCCGATGGAGCCGTTCGACTATCCCGATAACGATCCGGGCCCGCACACGCTCCTGGTCAGCAACACACCGGTGGAGCTGCGCGACCGCCTGTCGTGGCTGCTCAGCCGAATCACCAACTATGTCGGCGTGATGAACTACATGGGCGCCCGCTTCACCGCCTCGGAAAGCTCGCTGCAGCAACTGCTCGGCGAGGTCACCCAGCGCGGCCTGATGTATGTGGACGACGGTTCGTCCTCGCGCAGCATCGCAACGGCGACGGCGAGCGGACTGCGCACCCCGTTCTCCCACGCGGATCTCGTCATCGACGACGTGCCGCGGCCCAAGGACATCACCGCCCGGCTGCTGCAGCTGGAAGGCACGGCGCGGGCACGCGGCATCGCCGTCGGCGTTGCCAGCGCGCTTCCCGTGACCATCGAGGAACTGGCACGGTGGTCGCGCGACCTGGAAGAGCGCGGGCTGCAGCTCATCCCGATCAGCGCCTCCATCGACCGCGCCGGCCAATAG
- a CDS encoding glutathione S-transferase family protein — translation MLTLYRHPFSPQSRFVQLVLAEYGAKVEFVTERPWERRREFLMLNPAGSLPVLRENDGPPVCGAFAIMEYLDETRGYAVGDRRLMPDHPDARAETRRLVDWAVNKLDTEVIGPFVRERIYKQDMPSSQGGGSPDSAILRAARSNIGHHLRYFGYLAASRNWLAGERLTFADFAVAAELSCADYLGEVPWAEEENVKAWYARMKSRPSFRPLLAEKMLGMPPASVYADLDF, via the coding sequence ATGCTGACGTTGTATCGCCATCCGTTCTCGCCCCAGTCGCGTTTCGTGCAGCTTGTGCTGGCCGAATACGGCGCCAAGGTGGAGTTCGTCACCGAGCGCCCCTGGGAGCGCCGTCGCGAGTTCCTGATGCTCAATCCGGCCGGATCCCTGCCGGTGCTGCGGGAAAACGACGGCCCGCCCGTGTGCGGGGCCTTCGCCATCATGGAATATCTCGACGAGACGCGCGGCTATGCGGTCGGCGACCGCCGGCTGATGCCCGACCACCCGGACGCGCGCGCCGAGACCCGGCGGCTGGTCGACTGGGCGGTGAACAAGCTCGACACCGAGGTGATCGGCCCCTTCGTGCGCGAGCGGATCTACAAGCAGGACATGCCGTCCTCGCAGGGCGGGGGATCGCCGGATTCGGCCATCCTGCGCGCCGCGCGCTCCAATATCGGCCACCATCTGCGCTATTTCGGCTATCTTGCCGCCTCGCGCAACTGGCTGGCGGGCGAGCGGCTGACCTTCGCCGATTTCGCCGTGGCGGCGGAGTTGTCCTGCGCCGACTACCTGGGTGAGGTGCCATGGGCGGAGGAGGAAAACGTCAAGGCGTGGTACGCTCGGATGAAGTCGCGTCCGAGCTTCCGTCCGCTGCTGGCGGAGAAGATGCTGGGCATGCCGCCGGCGTCAGTCTACGCCGACCTGGACTTCTGA
- a CDS encoding SDR family NAD(P)-dependent oxidoreductase, translating to MTLSADLSGKRMLITGASSGLGSHFARVAARAGASIVVAARRQDRLEALVEELLGLGAPKAAALALDVGDGAAIHACLADAVSKLGGLDILVNNAGIARAGLAVDQTAEDFDAVMSVNLRGVWLMAISAARHWRETGTPGNIVNIASILGERVSMGTACYAVSKAGVVQMTRALALEFARLNVRVNALEPGYFETEINQGYFDTEAGKAMIRQVPMRRIGHYEDLDGPFLLLASDASRFMTGAAIPVDGGHMLA from the coding sequence ATGACACTTTCAGCGGACCTGTCCGGCAAACGGATGCTGATCACCGGCGCCTCGAGCGGGCTCGGCTCGCATTTCGCGCGGGTCGCGGCGCGGGCCGGCGCCTCCATCGTGGTGGCGGCGCGACGCCAGGACCGGCTCGAGGCCTTGGTGGAGGAACTGCTCGGGCTCGGCGCACCAAAGGCGGCGGCGCTGGCGCTCGATGTCGGCGACGGAGCGGCAATCCATGCCTGCCTTGCCGATGCGGTCTCGAAGCTCGGCGGGCTCGACATTCTCGTCAATAATGCCGGCATCGCCCGGGCCGGGCTTGCGGTCGACCAGACGGCGGAGGATTTCGATGCGGTGATGTCGGTCAACCTGCGCGGCGTCTGGCTGATGGCGATCTCCGCCGCCCGCCACTGGCGCGAGACGGGAACGCCCGGCAACATCGTCAACATCGCCTCGATCCTGGGCGAGCGGGTGAGCATGGGAACCGCCTGCTATGCGGTCTCCAAGGCCGGCGTCGTGCAGATGACGCGGGCGCTGGCGCTGGAATTCGCGCGGCTGAACGTGCGCGTCAACGCGCTGGAGCCGGGCTATTTCGAGACCGAGATCAACCAGGGCTATTTCGACACCGAAGCCGGCAAGGCGATGATCCGGCAGGTGCCGATGCGCCGCATCGGCCATTACGAGGATCTCGACGGGCCTTTCCTGCTGCTGGCGAGCGATGCCTCGCGCTTCATGACCGGCGCGGCGATCCCGGTCGACGGCGGCCACATGCTGGCCTGA
- the queG gene encoding tRNA epoxyqueuosine(34) reductase QueG produces MSPQQAARLKASLADKARALGFDDMRVALADAPPRTSEHLAGFIAAGHHGSMEWMAETAERRAAPQALWPDARRVISLALSYAPDGDPLASLSAREQATISVYARNRDYHDIIKGRLKELAQHLLAQARRMGLGEGEVKVFVDTAPVMEKPLAQQAGLGWQGKHTNLVSRRLGSWFFLAEIFTDLELPVDEAEVDHCGSCRACLEVCPTDAFPAPYRLDARRCISYLTIENKGPIPRAFRAAMGNRIYGCDDCLAACPWNKFAVEAHEARLVARDELRAPALADLLQLDDAAFRTLFSGSPIKRIGRDRFLRNVLVAAGNSGSPSLAARVEPLLADDSPLVRGAAVWAASRLLPQARFAALASAALAGEQDEEVRGEWQAALAADDDGPARPD; encoded by the coding sequence CTGAGCCCGCAGCAGGCGGCCCGGCTGAAGGCCTCGCTCGCCGACAAGGCGCGGGCGCTGGGCTTCGACGACATGCGCGTCGCCCTTGCCGATGCACCGCCCCGGACATCCGAACATCTCGCAGGGTTCATTGCCGCCGGCCACCACGGCTCGATGGAGTGGATGGCCGAGACGGCGGAGCGCCGTGCAGCGCCCCAGGCCCTGTGGCCGGATGCGCGCCGGGTGATCAGCCTGGCGCTCTCCTACGCGCCGGACGGCGATCCGCTGGCGAGCCTCAGTGCGCGCGAGCAGGCGACCATCTCCGTCTATGCCCGCAACCGCGACTATCACGACATCATCAAGGGCCGGCTCAAGGAGCTGGCGCAGCACCTTCTGGCCCAGGCCCGGCGCATGGGGCTGGGCGAGGGCGAGGTGAAGGTCTTCGTCGACACCGCCCCGGTGATGGAAAAGCCGCTGGCCCAGCAGGCGGGCCTCGGCTGGCAGGGCAAGCACACCAATCTCGTCTCGCGCCGCCTCGGCTCCTGGTTCTTCCTCGCCGAGATCTTCACCGACCTGGAGCTGCCGGTGGACGAGGCCGAGGTCGACCATTGCGGCTCCTGCCGCGCCTGTCTGGAGGTCTGCCCGACGGACGCCTTTCCCGCGCCCTACCGGCTCGATGCGCGCCGCTGCATCTCCTATCTCACCATCGAGAACAAGGGGCCGATCCCGCGCGCCTTCCGCGCTGCCATGGGCAACCGCATCTATGGTTGCGACGACTGCCTTGCCGCCTGTCCCTGGAACAAGTTCGCGGTCGAGGCGCACGAGGCACGGCTCGTCGCCCGCGACGAGCTGCGCGCGCCCGCGCTCGCCGACCTGCTGCAGCTGGACGATGCGGCGTTCCGCACGCTCTTTTCCGGCTCGCCGATCAAGCGCATAGGCCGCGACCGCTTCCTGCGCAACGTGCTGGTCGCCGCCGGCAATTCCGGCTCGCCCTCGCTTGCCGCCCGTGTCGAGCCGCTGCTCGCCGACGACAGCCCGCTGGTGCGCGGCGCCGCCGTCTGGGCGGCCTCGCGCCTGCTGCCGCAGGCACGCTTCGCCGCCCTTGCTTCTGCCGCGCTGGCAGGGGAGCAGGACGAGGAGGTGCGCGGGGAGTGGCAGGCGGCCCTTGCCGCCGACGACGATGGTCCGGCCCGGCCGGATTGA